In Arthrobacter sp. CDRTa11, one DNA window encodes the following:
- a CDS encoding SAM-dependent methyltransferase: MTKTTGAASRLAKALAIVLGTEEIPLRLRAWDGSEAGPPDAPVIEFRSRRALRRILWSPGQLGLSRAYVAGEVDAPGDIFAAFKALSSAGKFAEPGPFRPLTPAELWTLFRTAVRLGALGPNPSPPPEEARIYRQGQRHSKRRDAAAISHHYDVGNDFYALVLGPSMVYSCAVWENPAGHEDDLPAGLDAAQQAKLDLVCRKLGLKPGMRVLDVGCGWGSFALHAAQHYGVTVVGVTLSNEQALLARKRAADAGLTEHIDIRVQDYRDVDDGPFDAISSIGMSEHVGREQTPHYVARLHDLLRPGGRLLNHAISWNAGPTSPDPDSFIPRYVFPDGEMLSLGEMVTALESGGLEILDVEALRPHYALTLRAWVRRLEDHWNEAVGLTSLGRARVWRLYMASSALGFEAGLTGVNQVLVQRRGGAQPPLRRTEWL; the protein is encoded by the coding sequence ATGACGAAAACAACGGGCGCTGCATCACGGCTGGCCAAGGCGCTTGCCATCGTACTGGGCACCGAGGAGATCCCGCTCCGGCTGCGGGCGTGGGACGGGTCGGAGGCAGGCCCTCCGGATGCCCCGGTGATTGAATTCCGCTCCCGGCGTGCGTTGCGCCGGATTCTCTGGTCACCCGGACAGCTGGGGCTGAGCCGGGCGTATGTCGCGGGGGAAGTGGATGCGCCGGGCGACATTTTCGCCGCTTTCAAGGCACTGAGCTCGGCAGGCAAATTCGCCGAACCGGGGCCATTCCGGCCCCTTACGCCGGCAGAACTCTGGACGCTTTTCAGGACCGCCGTACGGCTCGGTGCCCTGGGCCCCAACCCGTCTCCCCCGCCGGAGGAAGCACGCATCTACCGTCAGGGCCAGCGGCATTCCAAGCGCCGGGACGCGGCCGCGATCTCACACCACTACGACGTCGGCAACGACTTTTACGCCCTGGTCCTGGGGCCGTCGATGGTCTACTCCTGCGCGGTGTGGGAAAACCCGGCGGGCCACGAGGATGACCTGCCGGCAGGGCTGGACGCCGCCCAGCAGGCCAAGCTGGATCTGGTGTGCCGCAAGCTGGGCCTGAAGCCCGGGATGCGGGTACTGGACGTGGGCTGTGGCTGGGGAAGTTTCGCCCTGCATGCCGCCCAGCATTACGGCGTCACGGTGGTTGGCGTCACGCTCTCCAACGAGCAGGCGCTGCTGGCCCGTAAGCGCGCAGCCGACGCCGGGCTGACAGAGCACATCGACATCCGGGTCCAGGACTACCGCGATGTTGACGATGGGCCGTTCGACGCCATCAGTTCGATTGGCATGTCCGAGCATGTAGGCCGGGAACAGACGCCGCACTACGTCGCCCGGCTGCATGATTTGCTCCGCCCAGGCGGCCGGCTGCTCAACCACGCCATTTCCTGGAATGCCGGTCCCACCAGTCCTGATCCGGACTCGTTTATCCCGCGCTACGTCTTCCCGGACGGCGAAATGCTGAGCCTTGGCGAGATGGTGACGGCGTTGGAGTCCGGCGGGCTGGAGATCCTGGATGTCGAGGCATTGCGGCCGCATTACGCGCTGACCCTGCGGGCCTGGGTCCGGCGGCTCGAGGATCATTGGAACGAGGCCGTCGGGCTCACCAGTCTGGGCCGGGCCCGGGTCTGGAGGCTGTACATGGCATCGAGCGCCCTGGGATTTGAGGCCGGCCTCACAGGAGTGAACCAGGTTCTGGTGCAACGGCGCGGCGGAGCCCAGCCCCCGCTGCGCCGGACGGAATGGCTCTGA
- a CDS encoding glutamate-5-semialdehyde dehydrogenase translates to MTEALIHNSAAISGDNTAVSAAPQTPDSSAVPLSVEDVEAAVHAVADRSRHAARRMARANRAWKDRGLQAIGAALLERKNLILSANAKDVAAGKANGTSAALLDRLTLTEARIDGLVSALENLATLPDPVGNVVRGQTLPNGLRLRQVNVPMGVVAAIYEARPNVTVDIAGLALKSGNAVILRGGTAAAATNEALVHVIREALDSVGLPSDAVQTVDQYGREGANALMGARGRVDVLIPRGGRELIQTVVKNSAVPVIETGEGNVHIFIDESATEEMAVEILLNAKTQRPSVCNTVETLLVHSRSTVLPAVAAALRGANVTLHADDRVRAALPASIESEPATDEDWSTEYMDLDLAVAMVDSLDEAVQHIRTWSTGHTEAILTNDLSNAERFIAEVDSAAVIVNASTRFTDGGELGLGAEVGISTQKLHARGPMGLTELTTTKWIVQGEGQVRG, encoded by the coding sequence ATGACTGAGGCACTGATCCATAATTCTGCTGCGATTTCCGGGGACAACACTGCGGTTTCCGCTGCTCCGCAGACACCGGATTCTTCTGCCGTCCCGCTGTCAGTTGAAGACGTCGAAGCGGCGGTACACGCCGTGGCTGACCGTTCACGCCATGCGGCACGCCGGATGGCGAGGGCCAACCGCGCCTGGAAGGACCGAGGGCTCCAGGCGATCGGTGCGGCGCTGCTGGAGCGGAAGAACCTCATCCTTTCTGCGAATGCCAAGGATGTCGCCGCCGGCAAGGCCAACGGCACCTCTGCAGCCCTGCTGGACAGGCTCACGCTGACGGAAGCCCGGATCGACGGACTCGTGTCCGCCCTGGAGAACCTGGCCACCCTGCCGGACCCGGTGGGCAACGTGGTCCGCGGCCAGACCCTTCCCAACGGGCTGCGCCTGCGCCAGGTCAACGTACCCATGGGCGTTGTGGCGGCGATTTACGAAGCCCGGCCCAACGTCACCGTAGACATCGCGGGACTTGCGCTGAAGAGCGGCAACGCCGTTATCCTCCGGGGCGGCACTGCCGCCGCAGCCACCAACGAGGCGTTGGTCCACGTGATCCGGGAGGCGCTGGACTCGGTGGGGCTGCCGTCCGATGCCGTGCAGACTGTAGACCAGTACGGACGCGAGGGCGCCAACGCCCTGATGGGTGCCCGCGGCCGTGTGGATGTCCTGATTCCCCGGGGCGGACGCGAACTCATCCAGACTGTCGTTAAGAACTCCGCTGTGCCCGTCATCGAAACCGGTGAGGGCAACGTGCATATCTTCATCGACGAGTCGGCCACGGAGGAGATGGCGGTAGAGATCCTCCTGAACGCCAAGACACAGAGGCCCAGCGTCTGTAACACGGTGGAGACCCTGCTGGTCCATTCGCGGTCCACCGTGCTGCCCGCAGTCGCTGCTGCCTTGCGTGGCGCCAACGTCACCCTGCATGCCGACGATCGCGTCCGCGCGGCCCTGCCTGCTTCCATCGAGTCGGAGCCGGCAACCGACGAGGACTGGTCCACGGAGTATATGGACCTCGATCTCGCAGTGGCCATGGTGGACAGCCTGGATGAGGCAGTCCAGCACATCCGCACCTGGTCCACCGGTCATACCGAGGCCATCCTGACCAACGACCTCTCGAATGCCGAGCGGTTTATCGCCGAGGTGGATTCCGCGGCCGTCATTGTCAATGCCTCCACCCGCTTTACCGACGGCGGCGAGCTTGGCCTGGGTGCAGAGGTGGGTATCTCCACCCAGAAGCTGCACGCCAGGGGTCCGATGGGGCTGACTGAACTGACCACCACCAAGTGGATCGTGCAGGGCGAGGGCCAAGTCCGCGGGTAG
- the rsfS gene encoding ribosome silencing factor encodes MSASDSSISIARQAAKAAADKIAQDIVALDVSERLALADVFLIASAPSERQVNAIVDGIEEELSKQDLRPVRREGRSGGRWVLLDYSDIVIHVQHEEDRVFYALERLWKDCPVVDLQLGDDTSAKATASTEAE; translated from the coding sequence GTGTCTGCATCAGATTCATCCATATCCATAGCCCGCCAAGCCGCCAAGGCCGCCGCGGACAAGATTGCCCAGGACATCGTTGCCCTGGATGTCAGCGAACGCCTGGCGCTTGCTGACGTCTTCCTGATTGCCTCAGCACCCAGCGAACGCCAGGTCAACGCCATCGTTGACGGCATTGAAGAGGAACTTTCGAAGCAGGATCTCCGCCCTGTGCGGCGCGAAGGACGCTCCGGCGGACGCTGGGTGCTGCTGGACTACTCTGACATCGTCATCCACGTCCAGCACGAAGAGGACCGCGTTTTCTACGCACTGGAGCGCCTGTGGAAGGACTGCCCGGTGGTGGATTTGCAGCTGGGAGACGACACTTCTGCGAAGGCCACAGCCTCCACTGAAGCGGAATAA
- the proB gene encoding glutamate 5-kinase has translation MAAVPADRSADRSVLSAARRIVVKVGSSSLTSIKGGISEEALTALADALAAKRNAGTEIILVSSGAIAAGLAPLGLAKRPRDLATQQAAASVGQGLLMARYTQAFGAHGVTVSQVLLTADDLMRRSQHTNAFRALDRLLNLGVVPVVNENDTVATHEIRFGDNDRLAALVAHLVRADALVLLSDVDSLYDGPPSHGAKRIPLVEGPHDLDGVSIGKAGKAGVGTGGMMTKVEAATIAAGSGIHALVTSTANAAAALAGEDVGTWFTVNGARKPVRLLWLAHLASVHGRLILDDGAVKAVRHRRTSLLPAGISAVDGDFEAGDAVEMVSSDGTVIARGLVNYSAAELPQMLGRSTKELGKALGRGYDREVVHVDDLVLV, from the coding sequence ATGGCCGCGGTACCGGCAGACCGGTCCGCGGACAGAAGTGTGCTCTCGGCGGCACGCAGGATCGTTGTCAAGGTGGGCTCGTCGTCGCTGACCAGCATCAAAGGCGGCATCTCGGAAGAGGCCCTGACCGCCCTTGCAGACGCCCTGGCGGCCAAGCGGAACGCCGGCACCGAGATTATCCTGGTGTCCTCCGGCGCCATTGCGGCCGGCCTCGCGCCCCTCGGACTGGCCAAGCGTCCCCGCGACCTGGCCACCCAGCAGGCCGCGGCCAGCGTGGGGCAGGGCCTGCTGATGGCACGGTACACGCAGGCGTTTGGTGCCCACGGTGTAACCGTCAGCCAGGTCCTGCTCACCGCCGATGACCTGATGCGCCGAAGCCAGCACACCAACGCGTTCCGCGCCCTGGACCGCCTCCTCAACCTCGGTGTGGTGCCGGTGGTCAATGAGAACGACACCGTGGCCACCCACGAGATCCGGTTCGGCGACAACGACCGGCTGGCCGCCCTCGTCGCGCACCTCGTCAGGGCTGACGCGCTGGTACTGCTGTCCGACGTCGACTCCCTGTATGACGGCCCGCCGTCCCACGGTGCCAAGCGCATCCCCCTGGTGGAAGGCCCGCACGATCTGGACGGTGTTTCCATCGGCAAAGCCGGCAAAGCCGGGGTTGGTACCGGCGGGATGATGACCAAGGTGGAAGCCGCCACCATTGCGGCCGGCTCCGGAATCCACGCCCTGGTCACCTCTACGGCCAACGCCGCCGCCGCCCTGGCCGGCGAGGACGTGGGCACCTGGTTTACCGTCAACGGGGCCCGCAAGCCCGTCCGACTGCTCTGGCTGGCGCATCTTGCCTCCGTGCACGGCCGGCTGATCCTGGACGACGGGGCGGTCAAAGCCGTGCGCCACCGCCGCACCTCACTGCTCCCGGCCGGCATTTCCGCTGTGGACGGGGACTTTGAAGCGGGCGACGCCGTCGAGATGGTGAGCTCCGACGGGACCGTCATTGCGCGCGGCCTGGTTAACTACTCTGCGGCCGAGCTGCCGCAGATGCTGGGCCGATCCACCAAGGAACTGGGCAAGGCCTTGGGACGCGGGTATGACCGTGAAGTTGTTCACGTTGATGACCTGGTGCTGGTCTAA
- the rplU gene encoding 50S ribosomal protein L21: MVYAIVRAGGRQEKVSVGDFVTLNRVTGGAGSTIQLPALLLVDGDKITSAAADLAKVTVTAEILQDLRGPKIVIQKFKNKTGYKKRQGHRQELTKVKITGIK, from the coding sequence GTGGTGTACGCGATTGTCCGCGCAGGCGGCCGCCAAGAGAAGGTTTCCGTTGGAGACTTCGTTACCCTGAACCGCGTCACCGGTGGAGCCGGCAGCACCATTCAGCTGCCCGCACTGCTCCTGGTAGACGGTGACAAGATCACGTCCGCCGCTGCGGACCTGGCCAAGGTAACTGTTACGGCTGAGATCCTCCAGGACCTTCGTGGTCCCAAGATCGTCATCCAGAAGTTCAAGAACAAGACCGGTTACAAGAAGCGCCAGGGTCACCGTCAGGAACTGACCAAGGTCAAGATCACTGGTATCAAGTAA
- the rpmA gene encoding 50S ribosomal protein L27 — protein sequence MAHKKGASSTRNGRDSNAQYLGVKRFGGQVVSAGEIIVRQRGTHFHPGAGVGRGGDDTLFALTPGAVEFGTRRGRRVVNIVAAAAAE from the coding sequence ATGGCACATAAAAAAGGCGCGAGCTCCACTCGCAACGGTCGTGACTCCAACGCCCAGTACCTTGGCGTCAAGCGCTTCGGTGGCCAGGTAGTTTCCGCAGGCGAAATCATTGTTCGCCAGCGCGGCACCCACTTCCACCCGGGTGCAGGCGTAGGCCGTGGCGGCGACGACACACTGTTCGCACTGACCCCGGGCGCTGTCGAATTCGGCACCCGCCGCGGTCGCCGCGTAGTCAACATCGTTGCTGCTGCAGCTGCAGAGTAA
- the obgE gene encoding GTPase ObgE translates to MASFVDRVVLHVSGGTGGHGCVSVHREKFKPLGGPDGGNGGDGGDVILRVDHQTTTLLDYHHAPHRHATNGGPGMGDWRGGKKGETLILPVPDGTVVKSKDGTVLADLVGEGTEYVAAAGGQGGLGNASLSSQKRRAPGFALLGIEGESSDVVLELKSIADIALVGFPSAGKSSLIAAMSAARPKIADYPFTTLIPNLGVVQAGDVRFTIADVPGLIEGASEGKGLGHNFLRHVERCAALVHVLDCGTLESDRDPLSDLAIIEAELEKYAVDMSYAGTDGEVVPLNHRPRLIALNKVDLPDGKDMAEFVRPELESRGYRVFEISATSHAGLRQLGFAMAEIVQSARDTLAAAPPKVQPPVLRPRAVNESGFKIRREEKNLEPLFRVLGEKPVRWVKQTDFTNEEAIGYLADRLAKLGVENELFKQGAKPGDTVVIGEDDGVVFDWEPTMMAGAELLAAPRGTDVRFADIGDRPTRGQKRDEQQERKDAKAAARAELEAERKAGIWTESVSSRRIAKPLKESGLGAEDDQ, encoded by the coding sequence GTGGCGAGCTTTGTAGACCGGGTAGTACTGCATGTATCCGGCGGTACCGGCGGTCACGGCTGTGTCTCCGTCCACCGTGAAAAGTTCAAGCCCCTGGGCGGACCCGACGGCGGCAACGGCGGCGACGGCGGCGACGTCATCCTGCGCGTTGACCACCAGACCACCACGCTGCTGGACTACCACCACGCCCCGCACCGCCACGCCACCAATGGCGGCCCCGGCATGGGGGACTGGCGCGGCGGAAAGAAGGGCGAGACCCTCATCCTCCCGGTCCCCGACGGCACCGTGGTCAAGTCCAAGGACGGCACTGTCCTTGCTGACCTCGTCGGCGAAGGGACCGAGTACGTCGCGGCCGCGGGCGGACAGGGCGGGCTGGGAAACGCCTCGCTGTCATCCCAGAAGCGCCGTGCGCCGGGCTTTGCACTCCTCGGTATCGAAGGCGAATCAAGCGACGTTGTCCTGGAGCTCAAGTCCATCGCGGACATCGCCCTTGTTGGCTTCCCCTCTGCCGGGAAGTCCAGCCTCATCGCTGCTATGTCGGCCGCACGTCCCAAGATTGCCGACTACCCCTTCACCACGCTGATCCCCAACCTCGGCGTGGTCCAGGCTGGAGATGTCCGGTTCACCATTGCCGACGTCCCGGGCCTGATCGAAGGCGCCAGCGAGGGCAAGGGCCTGGGCCATAACTTCCTGCGCCATGTGGAGCGCTGCGCCGCGCTGGTGCACGTGTTGGACTGCGGCACCCTGGAGTCGGACCGTGATCCTCTCTCGGACCTGGCGATCATCGAGGCGGAACTAGAGAAGTACGCCGTTGATATGAGCTACGCGGGTACCGACGGTGAGGTTGTCCCGCTGAACCACCGGCCGCGGCTGATTGCGCTGAACAAGGTGGACCTGCCGGACGGCAAGGACATGGCTGAGTTCGTCCGCCCCGAACTGGAGTCACGCGGCTACCGCGTCTTCGAGATCTCGGCCACCAGCCATGCGGGCCTGCGCCAGCTCGGCTTTGCCATGGCGGAAATCGTCCAGTCGGCCCGTGACACCCTGGCCGCCGCACCGCCCAAGGTGCAGCCTCCGGTCCTCCGGCCCCGCGCCGTCAATGAGTCCGGGTTCAAGATCCGGCGCGAGGAAAAGAACCTCGAACCGCTGTTCCGCGTCCTGGGCGAAAAGCCGGTGCGCTGGGTCAAGCAGACAGACTTCACCAATGAGGAAGCTATCGGCTACCTGGCGGACCGCCTGGCCAAGCTGGGCGTGGAGAACGAACTGTTCAAGCAGGGCGCCAAACCCGGTGACACCGTGGTAATCGGCGAAGACGACGGTGTGGTCTTCGACTGGGAGCCCACCATGATGGCCGGAGCGGAGCTGCTTGCTGCCCCCCGCGGCACCGACGTCCGCTTCGCCGACATCGGCGACCGTCCCACCCGTGGCCAGAAGCGTGACGAGCAGCAGGAACGCAAGGATGCAAAGGCAGCCGCCCGGGCAGAGCTGGAAGCCGAGCGCAAGGCCGGCATCTGGACCGAATCCGTCAGCAGCCGCCGGATCGCAAAGCCTCTCAAGGAGAGTGGACTGGGCGCAGAAGATGACCAGTAG
- a CDS encoding zinc ribbon domain-containing protein YjdM: MNPTLPPCPECSSEYTYEMGALLVCPECGHEWPALAAGPTGDGEDTDGGGARVIKDAVGNVLAEGDTVTVIKDLKIKGSSSVIKVGTKVRGIRLIDGVGDHDIDCKVDGFGPLQLKSSVVKKV; this comes from the coding sequence GTGAACCCCACCCTTCCTCCATGCCCTGAATGCTCCAGCGAATACACGTATGAAATGGGCGCCCTCCTTGTCTGCCCGGAATGCGGCCACGAATGGCCTGCCCTTGCCGCCGGGCCCACAGGTGACGGGGAGGATACTGACGGCGGCGGAGCCCGCGTGATCAAGGATGCGGTGGGCAACGTCCTGGCAGAAGGAGACACCGTCACCGTCATCAAGGACCTGAAGATCAAAGGCAGTTCCAGCGTCATCAAGGTGGGTACCAAAGTGCGGGGCATCAGGCTTATTGACGGAGTGGGGGATCACGACATCGACTGCAAGGTGGACGGCTTTGGTCCTCTGCAGCTGAAATCATCAGTGGTGAAGAAGGTCTAG
- the nadD gene encoding nicotinate-nucleotide adenylyltransferase, with protein MGGTFDPIHHGHLVAASEVAAKFGLDEVVFVPTGQPWQKTHKHVSEPEHRYLMTVIATASNPRFTVSRVDVDRPGPTYTIDTLRDLRTQRPDADLFFITGADALAQILSWKDIDELWSLAHFVGVTRPGHILDGMGRKDVSLLEVPAMAISSTDCRARVAEHNPVWYLVPDGVVQYIAKYGLYSKGTTPTDVPASETAEPASTE; from the coding sequence ATGGGCGGGACGTTTGATCCCATCCATCACGGCCACTTGGTCGCGGCCAGTGAAGTGGCTGCCAAGTTCGGCCTGGACGAAGTCGTTTTTGTTCCCACCGGGCAGCCTTGGCAAAAAACGCACAAGCACGTCAGCGAGCCCGAGCACCGCTACCTGATGACGGTGATCGCCACCGCATCGAACCCCCGCTTTACAGTCAGCCGGGTGGACGTTGACCGTCCGGGCCCCACGTATACGATTGATACCTTGCGTGACCTGCGGACCCAGCGTCCGGACGCTGATCTGTTCTTCATCACCGGCGCTGATGCGCTTGCCCAGATCCTGTCATGGAAAGACATCGACGAACTCTGGTCCCTGGCGCATTTCGTCGGGGTGACCAGGCCAGGTCACATACTCGACGGCATGGGCCGCAAGGACGTCAGCCTGCTCGAGGTGCCAGCCATGGCGATTTCGTCGACAGACTGCCGCGCCAGGGTGGCCGAGCATAACCCCGTCTGGTATCTCGTGCCGGACGGCGTTGTGCAATACATCGCAAAATATGGACTGTACTCCAAGGGGACAACGCCCACGGACGTACCTGCTTCCGAAACAGCCGAACCAGCCAGCACTGAATGA
- a CDS encoding AAA domain-containing protein: MVDPRSEAVMFWSVEQARWKDKTAEVEFHAVDGDATLVRFTRGRKTYRYGAGKVLSLSDPVEIPFADDDWIEVCGNRLRDATSIYRFEGPAGAWLRIFSGGESSVRHELFAEQDVRILGSVMRDPGAGRVLAYWRRIVSSMPHIDNEANPLQFAYNRFRDVHPESVLARYLTGQPIGDGEDPAVGPIFPFDSNLSQRTAVQNALRFPISVIEGPPGTGKTQTILNVISTLIATPGMSVGVVSFNNAAVENVRAKLEREGYGYVVANLGRREKRDLFFNSQVARNSTVDEMLKVAKVASPEASEVAVLAARLNVLQNVQWSLAALKQEAEAHRLEREHFLRFLHGQDIRDLDGLPLLRRSSEHLLSYLVDTQLEEHRSRPLRWLRRLRLLIKYGPLRGTDQSDTDLLLRVQHAYYDRRIAELDQEITIFERRLEHEDLPGQLEEYRVLSERTLRTALRDRYASQERVEYDSRSYRRKFGAFNRDYPVILSTCHSLRGSIGEDQLLDYLIIDEASQVDLLTVALALSSCRRVVVVGDQRQLAHIVDEKACKDTVPPAPEYDYRAHSILSSLQCLYGASLPTTMLREHYRCDPAIIGFCNEKFYGGQLIPLTTSTPDSRPMMLVRTVEGNHMREHRGGGRTNRREVDVILNEVIPHYCADIFLEDIGIATPYRRQVTAVTDALSSAFGPQGGVEADTVHRYQGREKRAVIMSAVLDDSANGRGGVRFVDDPRLVNVAVSRAAERFILVTDHRMLPTSRNLRDLMGYIRYRDPENEIVDSTIVSVFDLLYRSYSARLRPLAARLRGQLPQRSEDIVWTILGDILSQEQYAGLEAVPQVLVRNLVPRLADLTGGQAAFVRRRSSVDIVVYNRVTRSPLLAIEIDGFAYHENNPVQLARDMLKNEVLAAVGLPLLRLRTTGSEEHKLITQALDHSLGRAS, encoded by the coding sequence GTGGTTGATCCCCGCTCTGAAGCGGTGATGTTCTGGTCGGTTGAGCAAGCCCGCTGGAAGGACAAGACTGCAGAAGTCGAATTTCACGCGGTGGACGGCGACGCCACGCTGGTGCGGTTCACCCGCGGTCGCAAAACGTATCGCTACGGGGCTGGGAAGGTACTTTCACTGTCCGACCCGGTCGAGATTCCGTTCGCGGATGACGACTGGATCGAAGTTTGCGGTAACCGATTGCGTGATGCCACCAGTATTTACAGGTTTGAGGGACCTGCCGGGGCTTGGCTACGGATCTTTTCAGGCGGTGAGTCGTCGGTACGGCATGAGCTGTTTGCGGAGCAGGACGTGCGCATCCTTGGAAGTGTTATGCGGGACCCGGGAGCTGGGCGCGTACTGGCATATTGGCGCCGCATCGTTTCATCGATGCCTCATATAGACAACGAAGCCAATCCGCTGCAGTTCGCGTACAACCGATTTAGAGATGTACATCCAGAGAGCGTCCTGGCGCGGTATCTGACTGGGCAACCTATAGGCGACGGCGAGGATCCCGCTGTTGGCCCGATCTTTCCATTTGATTCCAATCTGAGCCAGCGCACGGCAGTACAAAACGCGTTGCGGTTCCCTATATCCGTTATCGAAGGCCCACCAGGTACGGGGAAGACTCAGACAATTCTGAACGTGATCAGCACGCTTATCGCTACACCAGGCATGAGCGTCGGCGTGGTCTCGTTTAACAATGCCGCAGTGGAGAACGTCCGAGCCAAACTAGAGCGGGAAGGCTATGGTTACGTCGTCGCCAACCTTGGGCGTCGCGAGAAGCGAGACCTGTTCTTCAACAGTCAAGTAGCCCGAAATTCCACCGTTGATGAGATGTTGAAGGTGGCCAAGGTGGCTAGCCCGGAAGCCTCTGAAGTCGCGGTCCTCGCAGCCCGCCTGAACGTTCTTCAAAATGTGCAGTGGAGCCTAGCGGCACTGAAACAGGAGGCGGAAGCGCACAGACTGGAGCGCGAACACTTCCTACGATTCCTCCATGGCCAGGACATCCGCGATCTCGACGGGCTGCCACTGTTGCGCCGCTCATCGGAGCACCTTCTCAGCTATCTTGTGGACACCCAACTCGAGGAACACCGATCCCGACCTCTGAGATGGCTGCGCAGACTACGGCTGCTAATCAAGTATGGTCCTCTACGCGGCACCGACCAGAGCGACACGGACCTGCTGTTACGTGTCCAACACGCTTACTACGATCGCCGTATTGCGGAGCTGGACCAAGAAATCACAATATTTGAACGACGCCTCGAACACGAGGACCTTCCCGGTCAATTAGAAGAATATCGGGTTTTGTCGGAGCGGACGCTTCGCACCGCTCTCCGGGACCGTTACGCGAGTCAGGAGCGCGTCGAGTATGACTCGCGTTCCTATCGGCGTAAATTCGGTGCCTTCAACCGTGACTATCCAGTCATTCTCAGCACATGCCATTCACTTCGCGGGAGTATCGGTGAGGATCAGTTGCTTGATTACTTGATCATCGATGAGGCATCCCAAGTCGACCTCCTCACCGTTGCGTTGGCCCTATCATCCTGCCGACGTGTCGTCGTGGTTGGTGATCAACGACAACTTGCGCACATCGTCGACGAGAAAGCATGCAAGGACACAGTTCCCCCTGCGCCTGAGTACGACTACCGGGCCCACAGCATCCTCTCTTCGCTGCAGTGCCTCTATGGGGCGAGTTTGCCAACGACGATGCTGCGGGAACACTACCGCTGCGATCCAGCCATCATTGGGTTCTGCAACGAGAAGTTTTATGGTGGCCAGTTGATCCCGCTCACCACCAGCACGCCCGATTCTCGCCCGATGATGTTGGTCCGAACCGTTGAAGGCAACCACATGCGCGAGCACCGGGGCGGTGGGCGGACAAACCGACGTGAGGTGGACGTCATCCTGAATGAGGTGATCCCGCACTACTGTGCTGACATCTTCCTGGAGGACATCGGCATCGCTACCCCATATCGGCGTCAGGTCACCGCTGTCACCGATGCGCTCAGCTCTGCCTTTGGGCCACAGGGCGGCGTCGAGGCGGACACCGTGCATCGGTATCAAGGGCGTGAGAAAAGAGCGGTTATCATGAGCGCAGTCCTGGATGACAGTGCCAACGGCCGCGGGGGCGTACGGTTCGTTGATGACCCACGGCTTGTGAATGTCGCTGTCTCCCGAGCCGCAGAACGCTTCATCCTCGTCACCGATCACCGGATGCTGCCCACCAGTCGTAACCTTCGGGACCTCATGGGCTACATTCGCTACCGAGACCCAGAAAATGAGATCGTCGACAGCACCATCGTGTCGGTCTTCGACTTGCTGTATCGCAGCTACTCGGCGCGGCTGCGGCCCCTTGCCGCCCGACTGCGCGGGCAGCTGCCGCAGCGATCGGAGGACATCGTGTGGACGATCCTTGGCGACATCCTTAGCCAGGAACAGTACGCAGGACTTGAGGCGGTACCCCAAGTCCTGGTACGGAACCTAGTACCGAGGCTGGCCGATCTGACAGGCGGACAGGCTGCGTTTGTCCGCCGTCGCTCGTCGGTCGATATCGTCGTTTACAACCGCGTCACCCGTTCACCGCTCCTCGCCATCGAGATCGACGGATTCGCGTATCACGAGAACAACCCCGTTCAGTTGGCCCGCGACATGCTTAAGAACGAAGTCCTCGCTGCCGTCGGCCTACCACTGTTGCGGTTAAGGACCACTGGCAGTGAAGAGCACAAACTCATTACCCAGGCGCTGGACCATAGTCTGGGAAGAGCCTCTTAG